One Bufo gargarizans isolate SCDJY-AF-19 chromosome 3, ASM1485885v1, whole genome shotgun sequence DNA segment encodes these proteins:
- the LOC122930903 gene encoding stromelysin-1-like, with protein MVLLWFFSFLVVKVYIVELVPVTGVVYDPADSKDLTKEDLIKAREYIDRFYNASTKSRKGTNLTEDKIKAMQTFFGLHVTGKINQETLKVMKKPRCGVPDVQRFSHFPGKPKWEKTSLTYRIVNYSPDIPNSEVDNAIAQALRLWSEVTPLKFRQIYSGEGDIMISFGFRDHGDFFPFDGPLGILAHAFAPGNGIGGDAHFDEEETWTLGPQGISIFLVALHELGHALGLEHSRYEQAIMYPTISQNSFVDPTKFKLFKDDIEGIQALYGPRIPNVQKPTVKPQPKPPKEPQPKPPKEPQPKPPKEPQPKPPKEPQPKPPKEPQPKPPKEPQPKPPKEPQPKPPKEPQPKPPKEPQPKPPKEPQPKPPKEPQPKPPKEPQPKPPKEPQPKPPKEPQPKPPKEPQPKPPKEPQPKPPKEPQPKPPKEPQPKPPKEPQPKPPKEPQPKPPKEPQPKPPKEPQPKPPKEPQPKPPKQPQPKPPNKPVPKPTKQPLPQPPKKPKPTKKPESKPTRKPEGKPTKASKPADVPRNPTAPRKCDRELKFDAITSMRGDLLFFKEGIIWRKSATKSNIDTLLLNATWPRLQSVDAAYEVPQRDIVYLFKGRHFWITRGFSMVLDYPQDITQFGFPSSVKKIDAALFLKEERKAIFFVRDKYWSYDYFSLKMDSKSPRKIKNGFPGIGKRVDVAFQDNDHLYFSSGANQIEYSPRRKHVIRKIPNYQWLNCK; from the exons ATGGTTCTCCTGTGGTTCTTCAGTTTCCTAGTAGTGAAGGTCTACATTGTTGAGCTGGTACCTGTGACAGGAGTGGTCTATGATCCAGCAGACTCTAAAGACCTCACTAAAGAGGACTTAATAAAGGCTCGG GAATACATAGATCGATTCTACAATGCATCTACTAAGTCAAGAAAGGGGACCAATctaactgaagataaaatcaagGCCATGCAAACGTTTTTTGGACTTCATGTCACCGGAAAAATAAACCAGGAAACTCTGAAAGTTATGAAGAAACCCAGATGTGGAGTCCCTGACGTCCAGAGGTTCAGCCATTTTCCTGGGAAGCCTAAATGGGAGAAAACATCCCTGACCTACAG AATTGTCAACTACTCTCCAGATATCCCCAACTCAGAAGTTGATAACGCAATTGCACAGGCCCTCAGGCTATGGAGTGAGGTTACACCTTTAAAGTTTCGCCAGATTTATAGTGGTGAAGGTGATATAATGATATCTTTTGGATTCAGAG ACCATGGGGATTTCTTTCCATTTGATGGACCACTCGGAATCTTGGCACATGCTTTTGCACCAGGTAATGGGATTGGAGGAGATGCTCACTTTGATGAAGAAGAGACATGGACATTGGGTCCCCAAG GTATCAGCATTTTCTTAGTCGCGCTTCATGAACTGGGCCATGCTTTGGGACTGGAGCACTCAAGATATGAGCAGGCCATAATGTATCCAACTATATCACAAAATTCATTTGTGGACCCAACCAAGTTTAAATTATTTAAAGATGACATTGAAGGCATCCAAGCTCTCTATG GACCAAGAATTCCCAATGTGCAAAAACCAACAGTGAAACCCCAGCCTAAACCACCAAAGGAACCCCAGCCTAAACCACCAAAGGAACCCCAGCCTAAACCACCAAAGGAACCTCAGCCTAAACCACCAAAGGAACCCCAGCCTAAACCACCAAAGGAACCTCAGCCTAAACCACCAAAGGAACCCCAGCCTAAACCACCAAAGGAACCCCAGCCTAAACCACCAAAGGAACCCCAGCCTAAACCACCAAAGGAACCTCAGCCTAAACCACCAAAGGAACCCCAGCCTAAACCACCAAAGGAACCCCAGCCTAAACCACCAAAGGAACCCCAGCCTAAACCACCAAAGGAACCCCAGCCTAAACCACCAAAGGAACCCCAGCCTAAACCACCAAAGGAACCTCAGCCTAAACCACCAAAGGAACCTCAGCCTAAACCACCAAAGGAACCCCAGCCTAAACCACCAAAGGAACCCCAGCCTAAACCACCAAAGGAACCCCAGCCTAAACCACCAAAGGAACCCCAGCCTAAACCACCAAAGGAACCCCAGCCTAAACCACCAAAGGAACCTCAGCCTAAACCACCAAAGGAACCTCAGCCTAAACCACCAAAGCAACCTCAGCCTAAACCACCAAATAAACCGGTTCCTAAGCCTACAAAGCAACCTCTACCGCAGCCTCCAAAGAAACCTAAACCGACAAAGAAACCTGAATCTAAACCAACAAGGAAGCCAGAGGGAAAACCAACCAAGGCATCAAAGCCAGCTGATGTCCCACGAAACCCAACAGCACCCAGAAAATGTGACCGAGAACTAAAGTTTGATGCAATAACTAGCATGAGAGGAGATCTGCTGTTTTTTAAGGAAGG gatAATCTGGAGGAAAAGTGCAACAAAAAGCAATATTGATACCCTCTTACTTAACGCTACTTGGCCAAGATTACAAAGTGTGGATGCAGCCTATGAGGTTCCACAGAGAGACATTGTCTACCTTTTCAAAG GCCGACACTTTTGGATTACGAGAGGTTTTAGCATGGTCCTGGACTATCCCCAAGATATCACCCAGTTTGGTTTCCCAAGTTCTGTTAAGAAAATAGATGCTGCATTGTTCTTAAAAGAAGAaaggaaagccattttttttgtgcGAGATAAGTACTGGAG CTATGATTACTTCAGTCTCAAAATGGACTCCAAATCTCCAAGGAAAATTAAAAATGGCTTTCCTGGAATTGGGAAAAGGGTGGATGTGGCTTTTCAGGATAATG